From Synoicihabitans lomoniglobus, the proteins below share one genomic window:
- a CDS encoding DUF5615 family PIN-like protein, giving the protein MKFLVDAQLPPALALWLREAGHEATHVEDAGLRDAEDGKIWTHALESGAVIMTKDEDFAARSTQVAKAPVIVWLRVGNATNPVLRTWIEAR; this is encoded by the coding sequence GTGAAGTTCCTGGTCGACGCGCAACTGCCGCCGGCGTTGGCGCTTTGGCTTCGGGAAGCAGGTCACGAGGCCACGCACGTTGAGGACGCTGGTTTACGCGATGCCGAAGACGGCAAAATCTGGACGCATGCGCTGGAAAGCGGCGCGGTGATCATGACCAAGGACGAGGACTTCGCCGCACGGTCGACGCAGGTAGCGAAAGCCCCGGTGATCGTTTGGCTACGCGTAGGTAACGCGACCAACCCTGTCCTACGGACATGGATCGAGGCCCGATAA
- a CDS encoding DUF433 domain-containing protein: MSQMHRITFNPKQCAGRPCIRGMRIRVKDVLEMLAAGATETEILESYPYLEREDIQASLEYAAKQVDHAVLSLAT; encoded by the coding sequence ATGAGCCAGATGCACCGAATCACGTTTAACCCCAAGCAGTGCGCCGGGCGGCCTTGTATCCGGGGCATGCGCATTCGCGTAAAAGATGTGCTCGAAATGCTCGCAGCGGGGGCCACCGAGACGGAGATCCTCGAAAGTTATCCCTACCTAGAACGCGAAGACATTCAGGCGAGTCTTGAATACGCCGCTAAGCAAGTTGACCACGCGGTGCTCTCCTTGGCCACGTGA
- a CDS encoding substrate-binding domain-containing protein: MRSFRALLLFVSASLGFAAGEKIAVIPKGTTHSFWKSVEAGARQAGVEVDAQIIWKGPLKEDDRAQQIAVVQQFSTDDTDAIVLAPLDDTALRAPARSAMQRGKPVVIFDSALKGEAGTEFISFVATNNHRGGQLGGEELARLINGKGKVVLLRYAEGSASTMAREAGFLAVMARHPGIEIIVDNRYAGPTISTAQDAAMNLLDKLREADAIFTPNESSTQGMLLALRQTGLTRKKILVGFDTSPFLLAALKRGDVKALVAQNPTRMGYLGVKTAVAHLRGEPIETAVDTGCVLVTKTNLDTPEVKAVLGN, from the coding sequence ATGAGATCGTTCCGCGCCTTACTTCTGTTTGTCTCCGCTTCCCTCGGTTTTGCCGCCGGGGAAAAAATTGCCGTCATCCCCAAAGGCACCACCCACTCGTTCTGGAAATCAGTCGAAGCCGGGGCCCGCCAAGCCGGGGTCGAGGTCGATGCCCAAATTATCTGGAAGGGTCCGCTCAAGGAGGACGACCGCGCGCAACAAATCGCCGTCGTGCAACAGTTCTCCACCGACGACACCGACGCCATCGTGCTCGCCCCGCTCGACGACACCGCCCTTCGCGCCCCCGCTCGCTCCGCCATGCAACGCGGCAAGCCGGTCGTCATTTTCGACTCCGCGCTCAAGGGCGAAGCCGGCACCGAGTTCATTAGCTTCGTCGCCACCAACAACCACCGCGGTGGCCAACTCGGCGGCGAGGAACTCGCCCGCCTCATCAACGGCAAGGGCAAGGTCGTCCTGCTCCGCTACGCCGAGGGCTCCGCCAGCACCATGGCCCGCGAGGCCGGTTTCCTCGCCGTCATGGCCCGCCACCCCGGCATCGAGATCATCGTCGATAACCGCTATGCCGGACCGACCATCTCCACCGCCCAGGACGCCGCCATGAACCTCCTCGACAAACTCCGCGAGGCCGACGCCATCTTCACCCCCAACGAGTCGTCCACCCAAGGCATGCTGCTGGCGCTGCGCCAGACCGGCCTGACCCGTAAAAAGATCCTCGTGGGATTCGACACCTCACCCTTCCTGCTCGCCGCCCTCAAACGCGGCGACGTCAAAGCCCTCGTCGCCCAAAACCCCACCCGCATGGGCTACCTCGGCGTCAAAACCGCCGTAGCCCACCTGCGCGGCGAACCCATCGAAACCGCCGTCGACACCGGCTGCGTGCTCGTCACCAAAACCAACCTCGACACCCCCGAGGTCAAAGCCGTCCTGGGCAACTGA
- a CDS encoding sugar ABC transporter ATP-binding protein, translated as MKSVVNKTDTHPTDGPPPLLQLTGIRKAFGATIALGGVDLAIRPGEIHALVGENGAGKSTLMKVLAGIHQPDAGTLTLDRATYAPAGPLDARRAGVAMVTQELAIAPHLSVAANIVLGAEPTRGPLLDAATTRRRATDALTQLGRADIPLDVPAGQLGIAEQQLLEIARALALGCRILVLDEPTSSLTAADTDRLFTLVRRLRDQGTAVVYISHFLEEVKALSDHCTILRDGATVHSAPTANLSTDAIAHHMVGRAVDELYHRSDHPPGEVVLAVSDLRNAPAVLNASFELRRGEVLGLAGLIGAGRSDLLKSIFGLAPVQSGAVKTAAFSGRPQPTQSWRGGLGFLSEDRKDEGLALNLSLAENLTLPRLPWRLSPRQLADETKTWIQRVGVRAAGPDQAIGELSGGNQQKIAFARLLRNDADILLLDEPTRGIDIGAKQTLYRLIDELAESGKAVLLVSSYLPELLGTCDRIAVMCRGTLGPARPTAEWTEHTIMLAATGANAA; from the coding sequence GTGAAATCTGTGGTCAATAAAACCGACACCCATCCGACCGACGGTCCTCCTCCTTTGCTTCAGCTTACCGGCATTCGCAAAGCCTTCGGTGCCACGATCGCGCTGGGGGGCGTCGACCTCGCGATTCGGCCCGGGGAGATTCACGCCCTCGTGGGGGAAAACGGCGCGGGCAAGAGCACGCTCATGAAGGTGCTCGCCGGTATCCATCAACCGGATGCCGGCACGCTCACGCTCGATCGCGCCACCTACGCGCCCGCTGGTCCGCTCGACGCCCGCCGCGCTGGCGTCGCCATGGTGACGCAGGAACTCGCCATTGCCCCGCATCTCTCCGTCGCCGCCAACATCGTGCTCGGCGCCGAGCCCACCCGCGGCCCGCTGCTCGATGCGGCGACAACCCGCCGACGCGCCACCGACGCCCTCACCCAACTGGGCCGCGCCGATATCCCTCTCGACGTGCCCGCCGGACAGCTCGGCATCGCCGAACAACAACTCCTGGAGATCGCCCGTGCCCTCGCCCTCGGCTGCCGTATTCTCGTCCTCGACGAACCCACCAGCAGCCTCACCGCCGCCGACACCGACCGGCTCTTCACGCTCGTCCGTCGCCTCCGCGATCAAGGCACCGCCGTCGTCTACATTTCCCACTTTCTCGAAGAGGTGAAAGCCCTTTCCGATCACTGCACCATCCTGCGCGACGGCGCGACCGTGCACAGCGCCCCCACGGCCAACCTCTCGACCGATGCCATCGCCCACCACATGGTCGGCCGCGCGGTCGATGAGCTCTACCACCGCTCGGATCACCCGCCCGGCGAGGTCGTCCTGGCGGTGTCCGATCTACGCAACGCGCCCGCTGTGCTGAACGCCTCGTTTGAATTGCGCCGCGGAGAAGTGCTCGGCCTCGCCGGGCTCATCGGTGCGGGCCGCAGCGACCTGCTTAAGTCGATCTTCGGCCTCGCGCCCGTTCAGTCGGGGGCGGTCAAAACCGCCGCGTTCTCCGGCCGTCCGCAGCCCACGCAATCCTGGCGGGGCGGACTCGGTTTTCTCAGTGAAGATCGCAAGGACGAAGGGCTGGCGCTCAATCTCTCCCTCGCCGAAAACCTCACGCTCCCCCGCCTGCCGTGGCGCTTGTCGCCGCGCCAACTGGCCGACGAAACCAAAACCTGGATACAGCGGGTCGGCGTGCGTGCCGCCGGACCCGACCAAGCCATCGGTGAGCTTTCCGGCGGCAACCAACAGAAAATCGCCTTCGCCCGCCTACTCCGCAACGACGCCGACATCCTGCTCCTCGACGAGCCTACCCGCGGCATCGACATCGGCGCGAAGCAAACCCTTTACCGCCTCATCGACGAGCTGGCGGAGTCCGGCAAAGCGGTATTGTTGGTCAGCAGTTATCTGCCGGAGCTCCTCGGCACCTGCGATCGCATCGCCGTCATGTGCCGCGGCACGTTAGGCCCGGCGCGCCCCACCGCCGAATGGACCGAACACACCATCATGCTTGCCGCCACCGGCGCGAATGCGGCCTGA
- a CDS encoding ABC transporter permease, which yields MLKKLTSSLVNAGPLIGLIVICALFAALRWENFVTWDNFAIILQQTAVIGIAALGMTIVIIAGGIDLSVGSIIALGTIVIALALQAGWPPLAAALAGIAVCGACGGISGLLITRLRLMPFVVTLGMMGALRGAAKGLADQQPIYPDDYTWISELMQLGEKGSLPGGVWLMLGFAALVAAMLRYTRFGRHVFAVGSNENTARLCGVPVERVKVLVYIIGAAFAGLGAMLQFGYLTGGDPTTAVGLELNIIAAVVIGGASLAGGQGTVMGTLVGALIMSVVANGCTKLGMANWVQEMVTGGIIVAAVTLDALRRRSRA from the coding sequence GTGCTGAAAAAACTCACTAGCTCTCTCGTCAATGCCGGTCCGTTGATCGGACTCATCGTGATTTGCGCGCTGTTTGCGGCATTGCGCTGGGAGAACTTCGTCACGTGGGACAACTTCGCCATTATTCTCCAACAGACGGCCGTGATCGGGATCGCCGCTCTCGGCATGACCATCGTCATCATCGCCGGCGGCATCGATCTCTCGGTCGGTTCCATCATCGCACTTGGCACCATCGTCATCGCCCTCGCGTTGCAGGCGGGTTGGCCTCCGCTGGCAGCAGCCTTGGCGGGAATCGCGGTCTGCGGGGCGTGCGGGGGCATTTCCGGACTGTTGATCACCCGACTGCGCCTGATGCCGTTTGTCGTGACGCTCGGCATGATGGGCGCGCTGCGCGGCGCGGCCAAAGGTCTCGCCGACCAGCAACCTATTTATCCCGACGACTACACCTGGATCAGCGAGCTCATGCAACTCGGTGAGAAAGGCTCCCTGCCCGGCGGCGTGTGGCTGATGCTCGGCTTTGCCGCGCTCGTCGCGGCGATGCTGCGTTACACGCGTTTTGGTCGCCACGTGTTTGCGGTCGGCTCCAATGAAAACACCGCCCGACTGTGCGGCGTGCCGGTGGAGCGCGTGAAGGTGCTCGTCTACATTATCGGTGCGGCCTTCGCGGGTCTCGGGGCGATGTTGCAGTTTGGTTATCTCACCGGCGGAGATCCCACGACCGCGGTGGGGCTCGAACTCAACATCATCGCCGCCGTCGTGATCGGCGGGGCCAGTCTGGCCGGTGGACAAGGCACGGTCATGGGCACGCTCGTCGGTGCCCTGATCATGAGCGTGGTGGCCAACGGTTGCACCAAACTCGGGATGGCCAACTGGGTGCAGGAAATGGTGACGGGTGGCATCATCGTCGCCGCCGTCACGCTTGATGCGTTGCGCCGGCGGAGTCGGGCGTGA
- the bla gene encoding subclass B1 metallo-beta-lactamase — protein sequence MKGWLMLLGLLVIGRVEAATSRPQVEVTPWGDGVWLHKSWQTVEPWGRVSSNGLIVREGDHLVVVDTAWGTEPSRVLWQWIDQEIGLPVSRLIVTHFHADRLAGWEVFAEHGARVVASARTLELAGVTPTDAFDLFRLKPGESITSGSVEILYPGPAHTMDNVVVWLPQTTLLVGGCAVRAAESDGLGNVADATISEWANSMRRVQQTYPDATRVVPGHGAPGGRELIQHTIDLAAAAALELPAQ from the coding sequence ATGAAAGGGTGGTTAATGCTGCTGGGGTTGCTTGTGATCGGACGCGTGGAGGCCGCAACGTCACGGCCGCAGGTCGAGGTCACTCCGTGGGGCGACGGCGTATGGCTGCACAAGTCTTGGCAGACGGTGGAACCATGGGGGCGCGTGTCTTCCAATGGATTGATTGTGCGTGAAGGGGACCATCTGGTGGTGGTCGACACCGCTTGGGGCACGGAGCCATCGCGGGTGCTGTGGCAGTGGATTGACCAGGAAATCGGACTCCCGGTGAGCCGGTTAATCGTGACTCATTTTCACGCTGATCGCCTGGCCGGTTGGGAGGTATTTGCCGAACACGGGGCGCGGGTGGTGGCATCGGCCCGCACGCTGGAACTGGCGGGGGTGACCCCAACGGATGCGTTCGATCTTTTCCGGCTGAAGCCGGGTGAATCCATCACATCGGGTTCCGTGGAAATTCTCTATCCCGGCCCGGCGCATACGATGGACAACGTGGTGGTTTGGTTGCCGCAGACCACGTTGTTGGTCGGTGGTTGCGCGGTGCGCGCGGCGGAAAGTGACGGGCTCGGAAACGTGGCGGACGCGACGATTTCCGAATGGGCGAACTCGATGCGTCGGGTGCAACAGACGTATCCCGATGCGACACGAGTAGTGCCGGGTCATGGCGCGCCCGGTGGTCGGGAGTTGATCCAGCACACCATTGATCTGGCCGCCGCAGCTGCGCTCGAATTACCGGCGCAGTAG
- a CDS encoding PAS domain S-box protein: MTSGANPTPAPSAAVAQQIAAIVSSSEDAIISKNLDGTVTFWNRGAELLFGYTAAEIVGKSIQLLIPEDRKDEESSILARLRQGERVQYDETQRRRKDGTLVDVAVRISPIKDHQGKIVGASKFVYDITERKRQARRLAKLVEEIETQAQLFDATLSNITDLAYSFDLQGRWIYANKPLLNLWGKSLEEITGKSCLELGYPPDLARTLESQIQQVIETKTAFRGETPYVSGDGKLDEHEYIFNPVLDASGNVTAVVGTTRLITARKKAEHDLELARDQAIAAAQAKDDFLAALSHELRTPLNPVLLLSSVGASNPDLPPEVREDFELIRKNVNLEARLIDDLLDLTSITRGKLTLDQQACDLHGIINDALVNVRPDATKKQLQLVVNPQAGEHLVWGDPIRLQQILWNVLKNAVKFTPAHGTVTVETTSDTDSLFIKVSDTGIGVSPEEIGRIFTAFSQGDHARPDAKHRFGGLGLGLAISNMLVEIHGGKIRASSAGLNQGSTFTVELPLHRRPAATTSETTRENHARHAPSLASRAASTRPGNTNGNSPARIKILLVEDHAPTRATLKRLLSRHHKVKAAACVADALKLAQGETFTLVISDVGLPDRNGYELMRELRVLQPAMVGIALSGYGMEEDIAQSLAAGFSAHLVKPITIEILDEAIMNQTSGAPR, from the coding sequence ATGACTTCCGGAGCAAACCCCACCCCCGCGCCGTCCGCCGCCGTGGCTCAACAGATCGCCGCCATCGTGTCGTCGTCTGAAGACGCCATCATCAGCAAGAACCTGGACGGCACGGTCACATTTTGGAATCGAGGAGCGGAACTGCTGTTCGGCTACACGGCCGCGGAGATTGTCGGAAAGTCCATCCAGCTCCTCATCCCGGAAGACCGCAAAGACGAGGAATCAAGCATTCTCGCGCGCCTTCGCCAAGGCGAACGCGTCCAATACGATGAAACCCAGCGACGTCGGAAGGATGGCACATTGGTCGACGTGGCGGTGCGGATCTCGCCGATCAAAGACCACCAAGGGAAAATCGTCGGGGCGTCCAAATTCGTCTACGATATCACCGAGCGTAAACGACAGGCGCGGCGACTGGCCAAGCTGGTCGAGGAAATCGAAACCCAGGCCCAGCTCTTCGATGCCACCCTCTCCAATATCACGGACCTCGCCTATTCATTCGATCTGCAGGGACGTTGGATCTATGCCAACAAACCCCTCTTGAATTTGTGGGGCAAATCACTGGAAGAGATCACCGGCAAGAGCTGTCTGGAGCTCGGCTACCCTCCGGACCTCGCCCGCACTCTCGAGTCGCAAATTCAGCAGGTGATCGAAACCAAAACTGCTTTCCGGGGCGAGACCCCTTACGTCAGCGGCGACGGCAAACTCGACGAGCACGAATACATCTTCAACCCGGTCCTGGATGCCTCGGGGAACGTGACGGCGGTCGTGGGCACGACGCGGCTGATCACGGCCCGAAAAAAAGCCGAGCACGACCTCGAACTCGCGCGCGATCAGGCGATCGCGGCCGCCCAGGCCAAAGACGATTTTCTCGCCGCCCTGTCCCACGAACTGCGCACTCCTCTGAACCCGGTGTTGTTGCTCTCCAGTGTCGGAGCGTCCAACCCGGATCTACCACCGGAAGTGCGGGAGGACTTCGAGCTGATCCGCAAGAACGTGAATCTCGAGGCGCGGTTGATCGATGATTTGCTGGACCTTACCTCCATCACGCGCGGCAAACTGACGCTGGATCAACAGGCGTGCGATCTACACGGCATCATCAATGACGCCCTGGTAAACGTGCGCCCCGACGCCACCAAGAAACAGCTGCAACTGGTGGTGAACCCGCAGGCGGGCGAACATTTGGTGTGGGGCGATCCGATCCGCCTCCAGCAAATCCTCTGGAACGTGCTCAAGAACGCGGTGAAATTCACGCCCGCGCACGGCACCGTCACCGTCGAAACCACCAGCGACACCGATAGCTTGTTCATCAAAGTCAGCGACACCGGCATCGGGGTGAGTCCGGAGGAGATTGGCCGGATCTTCACGGCCTTCAGCCAAGGCGACCACGCGCGCCCCGACGCCAAACACCGCTTCGGTGGACTCGGCCTGGGACTCGCCATATCGAACATGCTCGTCGAAATCCACGGCGGAAAAATCCGGGCCTCCAGCGCCGGCCTCAACCAGGGATCGACCTTCACCGTCGAACTTCCGCTTCACCGCCGGCCCGCCGCCACGACCTCCGAGACCACCCGGGAAAACCACGCGCGGCACGCTCCATCGCTGGCTTCCCGTGCGGCATCGACCCGCCCGGGAAATACCAACGGCAACTCCCCCGCGCGTATAAAAATTCTCCTCGTCGAGGATCACGCGCCGACGCGCGCCACGCTCAAGCGACTGCTCTCCCGTCATCATAAGGTGAAGGCTGCCGCCTGCGTCGCCGATGCCCTCAAACTGGCCCAGGGTGAGACCTTTACGTTGGTCATCTCCGACGTGGGTTTACCGGACCGCAACGGGTATGAGCTCATGCGCGAACTGCGGGTTCTCCAACCCGCCATGGTCGGCATCGCGCTGAGCGGTTACGGCATGGAGGAAGACATCGCCCAGTCGCTCGCCGCCGGGTTTTCGGCCCATCTGGTCAAACCGATCACCATCGAAATTTTGGATGAAGCCATCATGAATCAAACGTCCGGCGCTCCCCGGTAA
- a CDS encoding acyltransferase family protein, whose product MSTSLADAALTPPAVAASAGAARLDYLDATRAFALVLGIVFHASLSFMPTYIGWAVQDISTGALVASFVTVSHAFRMEVFFLLAGYFSHLTFHRRGAGNFMKSRFVRIVVPFVLGWFLLRPLLTVAWVMGFTSMRGEVDIQAGIEAAVEMLKAVPAGLFTQTHLWFLYYIVLVTGLALIGRAVFGAVAGVRSDRWKRGLDAGVAWLASSPWGLPVLAAPTALALWHMSHWGMDTPDKSLQPHGPVLCIYGGFFCLGWLLDRQPAAMAALARLTPTRGLGAVVGLVGVLKLSDIQMDPGHAHHVIAHYGFVAAYALLMWSLVSLTIGVFKKCCSRPRGWVRYVADSSYWMYLIHLPIVIWLQVAIAEVPIHWSFKLGIVSAATIAIALISYDLVVRSTFIGAVLNGRRRNRVLGPWLVGQRGR is encoded by the coding sequence ATGAGCACCTCCCTCGCCGACGCCGCCCTCACCCCGCCCGCCGTGGCTGCATCGGCGGGCGCGGCCCGGCTTGATTATCTTGATGCCACGCGGGCCTTCGCGCTCGTGTTGGGCATCGTTTTTCACGCCAGTTTGTCGTTCATGCCCACTTACATCGGCTGGGCGGTGCAGGATATTTCCACCGGTGCGCTGGTCGCGTCGTTTGTCACGGTGAGCCACGCGTTTCGCATGGAGGTATTCTTTTTGTTGGCGGGCTATTTCAGCCATCTCACTTTTCATCGCCGTGGGGCGGGAAACTTCATGAAGTCGCGCTTCGTGCGCATCGTCGTGCCGTTTGTGCTCGGGTGGTTTTTGCTGCGACCGCTGCTCACGGTGGCCTGGGTCATGGGCTTCACCAGCATGCGTGGCGAGGTCGACATCCAGGCGGGCATCGAAGCGGCCGTCGAAATGCTCAAGGCCGTGCCGGCCGGGCTGTTCACGCAAACTCACTTGTGGTTTCTCTACTACATCGTATTGGTGACGGGACTGGCGCTCATCGGCCGGGCGGTGTTTGGCGCGGTGGCGGGCGTGCGCTCCGACCGCTGGAAACGCGGCCTCGATGCGGGCGTTGCCTGGCTGGCGAGTTCACCCTGGGGACTGCCCGTCCTGGCGGCCCCGACGGCGTTGGCGCTGTGGCACATGAGTCATTGGGGCATGGATACGCCCGATAAATCCCTGCAGCCGCATGGGCCCGTGCTTTGCATTTATGGCGGCTTCTTCTGTCTCGGTTGGCTGCTGGACCGGCAACCGGCCGCCATGGCGGCACTGGCACGACTCACCCCGACCCGGGGGTTGGGGGCGGTGGTCGGACTCGTCGGGGTGTTGAAGTTGTCCGACATCCAAATGGATCCCGGTCACGCGCACCATGTGATTGCGCACTACGGTTTTGTGGCGGCCTACGCGTTGCTGATGTGGTCGCTCGTTAGCCTGACCATCGGGGTGTTCAAAAAATGCTGTTCGCGGCCCCGGGGCTGGGTGCGTTACGTCGCTGACTCGTCGTATTGGATGTATCTCATTCACCTCCCGATTGTGATCTGGCTGCAGGTCGCGATCGCGGAAGTGCCGATCCACTGGTCGTTCAAACTCGGGATCGTTTCAGCGGCCACCATCGCGATCGCGTTGATCAGCTACGACCTCGTGGTGCGGTCCACCTTCATCGGCGCGGTGTTGAACGGTCGCCGCCGGAATCGCGTGCTGGGGCCGTGGTTGGTGGGGCAACGGGGACGGTAG
- a CDS encoding CIA30 family protein, whose translation MSPLTLRAADAPAAPALLDNFSHAEHTPSGAGRMIITDKEMGGKSQADLACVDGVLKVEGKLVPGRGMPAFVSVPLLLTPDAQVQDVSAYKGVRLRVKVKRGMLSVQVASAEVVNFDYHASAPIAGKPGDFQEVRIPFADMKRAWSEQIPLDPRTVTSVNLVAIGMAPDAFGYEVDEIGFY comes from the coding sequence GTGAGTCCGTTGACCCTTCGCGCCGCCGATGCGCCGGCCGCCCCGGCCTTGCTCGATAACTTTTCCCACGCCGAACATACGCCCTCCGGCGCGGGTCGTATGATCATCACCGATAAGGAAATGGGCGGCAAATCGCAGGCCGACTTGGCGTGCGTCGACGGCGTTCTCAAAGTCGAGGGCAAGCTCGTGCCGGGGCGCGGCATGCCGGCCTTTGTCTCGGTGCCACTCCTGTTGACCCCGGACGCCCAGGTGCAGGACGTGAGTGCCTACAAGGGCGTGCGACTCCGGGTGAAGGTGAAGCGCGGCATGCTGTCCGTGCAGGTGGCCAGTGCCGAAGTCGTGAACTTCGACTACCATGCCAGCGCGCCGATCGCGGGCAAGCCGGGTGACTTTCAGGAAGTGCGCATTCCGTTCGCGGATATGAAACGTGCGTGGTCGGAGCAGATCCCGCTCGACCCCCGGACCGTCACCAGCGTCAACCTCGTCGCCATCGGCATGGCACCGGATGCGTTCGGCTACGAGGTGGACGAAATCGGTTTCTATTAA
- a CDS encoding RNA polymerase sigma factor, with product MQLSESIPSSALASDAELVAACLAGDRSAFGPIVERHQRLLCSLAYSATGQLSQSEDLAQETFVEAWRQLPKLREPEKLRSWLCGILRNKVFRLRRVDGREPSRQADPLDTAEELESDIPSTPDATIEKEEQAIMWSALERVPETYREPLILYYREHRSVEHVAVALDLSEDAVKQRLSRGRKILQEQVLSFVEGALARSTPGKLFTIGVLAALPPMATPAKAAGIGAAAAQGSLLMKWTGVAALLASLSGVISAVLALRANLDQARTPAERRFVVKATIGLFGSAIALLAILYGVRAGSYHWWEHRLLGAISAQVLVLSFVVAWPMAMVVIIRRQSKLRSSERIRHPDNFADARDQVGAAAKEYRSRWQLWGVPLVHIRFSTADEREKPVFGWVAGGDRAYGLLFAWGGIAVAPISVGAVAGGILAVGSVSVGVISLGMVSVGLFALGSAAVGVKALAWLSALGWDMAASGGFAIAQKVAVGPVAFASHANDEIAMAALNAPDGPQDPVLWLALIAILVLVPVILYARAVRQRLGRRAT from the coding sequence ATGCAACTCTCCGAATCGATACCCTCCTCCGCCCTCGCCTCCGACGCCGAGTTGGTGGCCGCCTGCCTCGCCGGTGACCGCTCCGCTTTCGGCCCCATCGTCGAACGTCATCAGCGCCTCCTCTGCTCGCTGGCCTACTCCGCCACGGGTCAACTCAGTCAAAGCGAAGACCTCGCCCAGGAAACCTTCGTCGAGGCCTGGCGCCAACTGCCCAAGCTGCGCGAACCGGAGAAACTGCGGTCGTGGTTATGCGGCATTTTGCGCAACAAAGTCTTTCGGCTGCGGCGCGTGGACGGACGCGAACCGTCCCGCCAAGCCGATCCGCTCGACACGGCCGAGGAGCTCGAATCCGACATCCCTTCCACCCCCGATGCCACCATCGAAAAAGAGGAGCAGGCCATCATGTGGAGCGCCCTGGAACGCGTCCCCGAAACCTACCGCGAGCCGCTCATTCTTTATTATCGTGAACACCGCTCGGTGGAACACGTGGCCGTCGCCCTCGACCTCTCCGAAGATGCCGTGAAACAACGCCTCTCCCGCGGCCGCAAAATCCTGCAGGAACAAGTGCTCTCGTTCGTCGAAGGCGCGCTCGCCCGCAGCACCCCCGGCAAGCTCTTCACCATCGGCGTGCTCGCCGCGCTGCCTCCCATGGCCACGCCAGCCAAGGCTGCGGGCATTGGCGCGGCGGCGGCACAGGGTAGCTTGCTCATGAAGTGGACCGGCGTCGCCGCGCTGCTGGCTTCGCTGTCCGGCGTGATCAGCGCCGTGCTCGCCCTGCGCGCCAATCTCGACCAGGCGCGGACCCCCGCCGAACGCCGGTTTGTGGTCAAGGCCACGATCGGTCTTTTCGGCAGCGCGATCGCATTGCTCGCCATCCTCTACGGCGTGCGAGCCGGCTCCTATCACTGGTGGGAACACCGCCTGCTGGGCGCGATCTCCGCCCAAGTGCTCGTGCTCAGCTTCGTCGTCGCGTGGCCCATGGCGATGGTGGTCATCATCCGCCGGCAAAGTAAGCTGCGCTCCAGCGAACGTATCCGCCATCCGGATAACTTTGCCGACGCCCGCGACCAAGTCGGCGCGGCGGCGAAAGAATATCGCAGCCGCTGGCAGTTGTGGGGCGTGCCGTTGGTGCACATCCGATTTTCCACCGCCGATGAACGTGAGAAACCCGTGTTTGGTTGGGTGGCGGGCGGCGACCGCGCTTACGGACTGTTATTTGCCTGGGGCGGCATCGCAGTCGCACCGATCAGCGTCGGCGCAGTCGCTGGCGGGATCCTCGCGGTCGGTTCCGTGAGTGTGGGCGTGATCTCTCTCGGCATGGTGAGCGTCGGTCTGTTCGCGCTCGGCAGTGCGGCGGTTGGCGTGAAGGCGCTGGCTTGGCTCTCCGCACTCGGTTGGGACATGGCGGCGAGCGGCGGTTTTGCCATCGCGCAAAAGGTGGCGGTGGGTCCGGTCGCCTTCGCGTCACACGCCAACGACGAAATTGCGATGGCCGCGCTGAACGCCCCCGACGGCCCGCAGGACCCGGTGCTCTGGCTCGCCCTGATCGCTATCCTGGTGCTCGTGCCCGTCATCCTCTACGCCCGCGCCGTCCGCCAACGCCTCGGCCGCCGGGCGACATAG
- a CDS encoding ferritin-like domain-containing protein — protein sequence MLNNLTDLLVHEIRDLYSAETQLLEALPKMEMAATDADLKTAFHDHLNETKDHVDRLAEAAQILGVEPTGQTCEAMKGLIRESSETIDELANPTVKDAALIAAAQRVEHYEIAAYGSAACFADAVDANDVKKLLGKTLDEEKSADDKLTHIATGGLFSKGINQEAMPN from the coding sequence ATGTTAAACAATCTTACCGACCTCCTCGTTCACGAAATCCGCGATCTCTACAGCGCCGAGACGCAGCTCCTGGAAGCCCTCCCCAAAATGGAAATGGCCGCGACCGACGCCGACCTGAAGACCGCGTTCCACGACCATTTGAACGAAACCAAAGACCACGTCGACCGCTTGGCCGAGGCCGCCCAGATCCTCGGCGTTGAGCCCACGGGCCAAACGTGCGAAGCGATGAAGGGTCTGATTCGCGAGAGCAGCGAAACCATCGACGAGCTCGCCAATCCCACCGTGAAGGACGCCGCACTCATCGCCGCTGCGCAACGGGTGGAACACTACGAAATCGCCGCGTATGGTTCGGCCGCCTGTTTTGCCGATGCCGTCGACGCCAACGACGTGAAGAAGCTACTCGGCAAGACGTTGGACGAAGAAAAGTCCGCCGATGACAAGCTCACGCACATCGCCACCGGCGGTCTGTTCTCCAAAGGTATCAACCAGGAAGCGATGCCCAATTGA